The following are from one region of the Gloeomargarita lithophora Alchichica-D10 genome:
- a CDS encoding argininosuccinate synthase, which yields MGRAQKVVLAYSGGVDTTVCIPYLRQEWGVEEVITLAVDVGQGVSLATAELAETETRRQQELEAIRTKALAAGATVSLVKDVRAEFVRDYALPAIQANALYEGRYPLSTALARPLIAQLLVAVAEEYGADGVAHGCTGKGNDQVRFDVSIAALNPQLKVLAPAREWGMSREQTMAYGERFGLTFPVKKSSPYSIDSNLLGQSIEAGPLEDPWFEPPEEIYTLTQSVTQAPDQPEYVTVEFRQGQPVGLNGENLAAVTLVEQLNVLAGRHGVGRIDMIENRLVGIKSREIYEVPGLLVLITAHQALESMTLTRDVSHYKRGIEETYAQLVYNGLWFSPLKAALDAFIQQTQERVTGSVRLRLFKGTAVVVGRQSPDSLYDPNLATYTEADQFDHRAAEGFIYVWGLPVRVWSQVGQRLP from the coding sequence ATGGGACGGGCGCAAAAGGTGGTGTTGGCTTATTCGGGTGGGGTGGATACAACGGTGTGTATTCCCTACCTGCGCCAGGAATGGGGGGTGGAGGAAGTAATTACCCTGGCGGTGGATGTGGGGCAGGGGGTGAGTTTAGCCACAGCGGAGCTAGCGGAAACCGAAACCCGTCGTCAGCAGGAATTGGAGGCCATTCGCACCAAAGCCTTGGCCGCCGGAGCAACCGTATCCCTGGTCAAAGATGTGCGGGCGGAATTTGTGCGGGATTATGCCCTGCCTGCGATCCAAGCCAATGCCCTGTACGAGGGGCGTTATCCTTTATCTACGGCCTTGGCACGTCCGTTGATTGCCCAATTACTGGTCGCAGTGGCCGAGGAGTACGGGGCGGACGGGGTGGCGCACGGCTGTACCGGCAAGGGCAATGACCAGGTGCGCTTTGATGTGTCCATTGCCGCCTTGAATCCCCAGTTGAAAGTGCTGGCACCGGCGCGGGAGTGGGGCATGAGCCGGGAGCAGACGATGGCCTACGGGGAACGGTTTGGCCTGACCTTTCCGGTGAAAAAATCCTCCCCCTACAGCATTGACAGTAATTTGTTGGGGCAAAGTATTGAAGCTGGCCCTTTGGAAGACCCTTGGTTTGAGCCGCCGGAGGAGATTTATACCCTCACCCAGTCGGTGACCCAAGCCCCGGATCAGCCCGAATACGTCACGGTGGAATTTCGGCAGGGGCAACCCGTGGGGTTAAATGGGGAAAATTTGGCGGCGGTGACCCTGGTGGAGCAATTAAACGTGCTGGCGGGGCGACATGGGGTGGGTCGGATTGACATGATCGAAAATCGGTTGGTGGGGATCAAGTCCCGGGAGATTTACGAAGTACCCGGATTGTTAGTACTTATTACGGCTCATCAAGCCTTGGAAAGCATGACTTTAACCCGTGATGTCAGCCATTACAAGCGGGGAATCGAAGAAACCTATGCCCAGTTGGTTTATAACGGGTTGTGGTTTAGTCCCCTGAAGGCGGCGCTGGATGCGTTTATCCAGCAAACCCAAGAGCGGGTGACGGGGAGCGTGCGGTTGAGATTATTCAAGGGAACAGCAGTGGTGGTGGGGCGGCAATCCCCCGATTCGCTCTACGACCCAAATCTTGCCACCTACACCGAGGCGGATCAGTTTGACCATCGGGCGGCGGAGGGATTTATTTATGTGTGGGGTTTGCCGGTGCGGGTGTGGTCGCAGGTGGGGCAGCGGTTGCCCTAG
- a CDS encoding RrF2 family transcriptional regulator — MFRLSTRGQYSLKAMLDLSLAVGTQPTSGRMIAERQGIPAPFLEKLLLDLRRAGLVVSQRGAQGGYRLSRPPEEIRVYQILLAVGESLTWPEPQPQQATDWVTASLWRRLSNVCQQALQNLTLADLYYDVRSRMATDAEPFYFIV, encoded by the coding sequence ATGTTTCGTCTCTCCACCCGGGGTCAATACAGTCTCAAGGCCATGCTGGATTTGAGTTTGGCCGTGGGAACTCAACCCACTTCGGGGCGCATGATTGCCGAACGCCAGGGGATTCCGGCTCCATTTTTAGAAAAACTCTTGCTGGATTTGCGGCGGGCGGGTTTAGTCGTGTCCCAACGGGGAGCGCAGGGGGGCTATCGCTTGTCCCGTCCCCCGGAGGAAATTCGGGTGTACCAGATTCTCCTGGCGGTGGGGGAGTCCCTCACTTGGCCGGAACCCCAGCCCCAACAGGCCACGGATTGGGTGACGGCTAGCCTCTGGCGACGGTTGAGCAATGTATGCCAACAAGCATTACAAAATTTGACCTTGGCGGATTTGTACTACGATGTCCGCAGTCGGATGGCAACCGATGCAGAGCCGTTTTACTTTATTGTTTAG